One region of bacterium genomic DNA includes:
- a CDS encoding RidA family protein, translating into MGRIDKRLRELGIVVPTMPKPIANYVPAKRVANIVYTAGQVSAAKDREYKGKLGVDFSIEQGRQATRACAINCLAAMLTVLDSLDKVKQLVHVGGFVNSAPEFQGQAAVMNGASDVLVQVFGEIGTHTRTAVGVAGLPLGYAASVYVIAEVE; encoded by the coding sequence ATGGGGCGGATCGACAAGCGATTGCGCGAACTCGGCATTGTTGTTCCGACGATGCCCAAACCTATCGCGAACTACGTTCCCGCCAAGCGCGTCGCTAACATCGTCTACACCGCTGGGCAGGTGTCCGCCGCAAAGGATCGCGAGTACAAAGGGAAGCTCGGTGTCGACTTCAGCATTGAACAAGGCCGGCAGGCGACTCGCGCTTGTGCGATCAACTGTCTCGCCGCAATGCTCACGGTCCTGGATTCGCTCGACAAGGTGAAGCAGCTGGTGCACGTAGGGGGCTTCGTGAACAGCGCCCCGGAGTTTCAGGGTCAGGCGGCGGTCATGAACGGTGCGTCCGATGTGCTCGTCCAGGTGTTCGGAGAAATCGGAACCCACACGCGAACCGCGGTCGGAGTCGCCGGCCTGCCTCTAGGCTACGCAGCCTCCGTATACGTGATAGCTGAGGTCGAATAG
- a CDS encoding methyltransferase — protein MDKGDQRPSARILDSVNGFKVSQALHVASTLRLADLLKDGPRSSDDLAAATGTHPASLYRLLRALAAIDVFLEDSHRRFALTPLGECLRSDATEPVAPWAVFIGQPEYWQAWGHLLDSVRTGEHAFRHVHGMNTWEYYARNPEAGAAFDGAMTSRSRRQANAVLNACDFKRFACVVDVGGGHGLLLSAILANHPPLRGVLFDQPHVVAGSEPVLRAAGVADRCQVVGGDFFESVPHGGDAYVLKFILHDWEDEQATVILRNCRRAIAPNGKLLVIESEISPPNEGATGKFLDLTMLVHTGGRERTREEWTALFATAGFRMVGATPTEAQASIIEGVPV, from the coding sequence ATGGATAAGGGTGACCAGAGGCCGTCGGCTAGGATCTTGGACTCAGTCAACGGATTCAAAGTGTCGCAGGCGCTCCATGTCGCCTCGACGCTCAGACTCGCCGATCTCTTGAAGGACGGCCCGCGGAGCAGCGATGACCTCGCCGCAGCGACGGGCACGCATCCGGCTTCCTTATACCGGCTGCTGCGAGCGCTGGCCGCCATCGACGTCTTCCTGGAAGACTCGCACCGCCGCTTCGCGCTGACCCCGCTCGGCGAGTGCTTGCGGTCAGATGCGACAGAACCAGTCGCCCCTTGGGCGGTTTTCATCGGTCAGCCGGAATACTGGCAAGCATGGGGGCATCTTCTCGACAGCGTGCGCACCGGTGAACATGCCTTTCGCCATGTCCACGGCATGAACACGTGGGAGTACTATGCGCGCAATCCAGAGGCAGGAGCAGCTTTTGACGGCGCAATGACGAGTCGCTCCCGCCGCCAAGCCAATGCCGTGCTCAACGCCTGCGATTTCAAACGGTTCGCATGCGTGGTCGACGTGGGAGGCGGGCATGGGCTGCTCCTTTCCGCGATCCTGGCCAACCACCCTCCGCTCCGCGGCGTGCTCTTCGACCAGCCGCATGTCGTGGCCGGCTCCGAACCGGTGCTGCGGGCCGCTGGGGTTGCCGATCGTTGCCAGGTCGTTGGGGGAGACTTCTTCGAGTCCGTCCCGCACGGTGGCGACGCCTACGTATTGAAATTTATCCTCCACGACTGGGAGGACGAGCAAGCGACGGTCATTCTGCGGAACTGCCGCCGCGCAATTGCACCGAACGGGAAACTGCTAGTCATCGAGAGCGAGATCAGCCCGCCGAACGAAGGTGCCACGGGCAAGTTCCTCGATCTGACCATGTTGGTGCATACTGGAGGGCGAGAGCGCACGCGCGAAGAGTGGACGGCCCTTTTTGCCACGGCTGGGTTCCGGATGGTAGGTGCGACGCCGACCGAAGCACAGGCGAGCATCATCGAGGGCGTCCCGGTGTAG
- a CDS encoding methyltransferase has protein sequence MDKGDQRPSAAFLDLINGFRVSQAIHVAATLGIADLLRDGPRSSDELAAATGTHAGALYRLLRTLAGVGVFREDVDRRFGLTPLGECLRSDAHEPLGPWAVHIGQPYVWQAWGHLLESVRTGENAFRRVHGVSVWDYYARNPTAGAIFDRAMTGHSRLQADAVLKAYDFGRFGCVLDVGGGHGLLLSAVLAKHPSLRGVLFDQPHVVVGAEPVLQAAGVADRCQVVGGDFFEALPDGSDAHVMKFILHDWEDAQATAILRTCRRAIAPNGKLLVIDSEISPPNEGALGKLRDLTMLVHTGGRERTREEWTALFAAGGFRLVRATPTEAGLSIIEGVPT, from the coding sequence ATGGATAAGGGTGACCAGAGGCCGTCGGCTGCGTTTCTGGACTTGATCAACGGCTTCCGTGTATCGCAGGCGATCCACGTCGCCGCGACGCTCGGGATCGCCGACCTCTTGAGGGACGGCCCGCGGAGCTCCGATGAGCTGGCGGCGGCGACCGGTACCCACGCGGGCGCGCTGTACCGGTTGCTGCGCACGCTCGCCGGCGTGGGGGTGTTCCGGGAGGACGTGGACCGCCGCTTCGGCCTGACACCGCTCGGCGAGTGCCTGCGGTCCGACGCGCACGAACCACTGGGTCCGTGGGCCGTGCACATTGGTCAGCCGTATGTGTGGCAGGCGTGGGGGCATCTGCTGGAGAGCGTGCGCACCGGGGAGAACGCCTTCCGCCGCGTCCACGGCGTGAGCGTGTGGGACTACTACGCGCGCAATCCAACGGCGGGAGCCATCTTTGACCGCGCCATGACGGGTCACTCCCGTCTCCAGGCCGATGCCGTGCTCAAGGCCTACGACTTCGGGCGATTCGGGTGCGTGCTGGACGTGGGAGGCGGTCATGGGCTGCTCCTTTCCGCGGTCCTGGCCAAGCACCCGTCGCTCCGCGGCGTGCTCTTCGATCAGCCGCATGTCGTCGTGGGGGCCGAACCCGTGCTGCAGGCGGCCGGGGTTGCCGATCGCTGCCAGGTCGTCGGCGGAGATTTCTTCGAGGCGCTGCCCGATGGCAGTGACGCTCACGTGATGAAGTTTATCCTCCACGACTGGGAGGACGCGCAAGCGACGGCCATTCTGCGGACCTGCCGCCGCGCCATTGCGCCGAACGGGAAGCTGCTGGTCATCGATAGCGAAATTAGCCCGCCGAACGAGGGGGCCCTGGGCAAGCTCCGCGACCTGACCATGTTGGTGCATACCGGAGGACGAGAGCGCACGCGCGAAGAGTGGACGGCTCTCTTTGCCGCGGGCGGGTTCCGGCTGGTGCGTGCGACCCCGACCGAGGCGGGCTTGAGCATCATCGAGGGCGTCCCGACGTAG